The following nucleotide sequence is from uncultured Roseateles sp..
GACCACTGCTGCCATGGCGCGCCCGTTCCCCCGGTCACGCCGTCGGCACCCTTGCCCGACCTGCCAGCCAACACCCAGTTCAGCCTGCTGCGCATCGCCGCGATGGACTGCCCGACCGAAGAGGCCCTGCTGCGCAAGACGCTGACGCCGATGTCCGGTGTGCGGGCGCTGGACTTCGATCTGATGGCGCGCACGCTGCGTGTCGCCCATGAGCTGACCGACACGGCGCCGCTGCTGGCCGCCGTGGCCCGCGTCGGCATGCAGGCCGAGCTGCTGCAGCCCGGCGCCCCTGCGCCCGCGCTGGAGACCGGCCCCAGCGTGCCGGTCGCGCTGCGCTGGCGCATCGCCGCCGCCGGCCTGCTGGCCATCTCCAGCGAAGCCATTGCTTACATCAGCGGCAACGAGACCAGCCTGCCGGTGGCGCTGCTGGCGCTCGGCGCCGTCGCCCTGGCCGGCCTGCCGACCCTGCGCAAGGGTTTCATCGCGCTGCGCAGCCTGGCGCTGAACATCCATCTGCTGATGAGCCTGGCCGTGCTGGGCGCCCTGGCCCTGGGCCAGTGGCCCGAGGCGGCGATGGTGATCTGGCTGTTCGCCGTGGCCGAGATGCTGGAGGCGCTGAGCCTGGACCGGGCGCGCAACGCCATACGCAGCCTGGTCGCGCTGGCCCCGGCTCAGGCGATGGCCTTGCAGGCCGACGGCCAGTGGGCCGAGCAGGCCGTGGCCCAGTTGAACATCGGCGCCCGGCTGCGCGTGCGCCCCGGCGAGGCAGTCGCGCTGGACGGCCGGGTCGTTGCCGGCGCCTCCAGCGTCAACGAGTCCAGCATCACCGGCGAGAGCCTGCCGGTGCCCAAGGCGGTGGGCGATGCGGTGCTGGCCGGCACGGTCAACGAGCAGGGCCTGCTGGAGGTGGAGGTCACAGCCACGCAGCCCAACAGCCTGCTGGCCCGCATCGCTCAGTCGGTGCAACAGGCCCAGGGCCAGCGGGCGCCGAGCCAGCGCTTCGTCGATCGCTTCGCCGCCATCTACACGCCGGTGGTGGTGGTGTTTGCCCTGCTGCTGGCCGTGGTGCCGCCGCTGATGCTGGGCCAACCGTTCGCCGAATGGGTCTATCGCGCACTGGTCATGCTGGTCATTGCCTGCCCCTGCGCGCTGGTGCTCTCGACGCCGGTCACCGTCGTCAGCGGCCTGGCCGCGGCGGCCCGCAGGGGAATGTTGGTCAAGGGCGGGCTGTATCTGGAGCAGGGCCGGCAGATCAAGACCCTGGCACTGGACAAGACCGGCACCCTGACCGAGGGGAAACCGCGGCTGATCGATCTGCTGCCGCTGGGCGATGTGACCAGCGACGAGGTGCTGCACCTGGCCGCCAGCCTCGATGCGCTGTCCAGCCACCCGGTGGCGACCGCCATCGTCAACGCGCAGGCGGAACGTGCCCCGCAGCAGGCCCTAGCCGCGGTCATTGATTTCGAAGCCCTGCCCGGCCGCGGCGTGCGTGGCCGCATCGATGGCGCGCTGCTGCAGCTGGGCAATCACCGCCTGCTCGAAGAGCTGGGCCTGTGCACGCCGGCCATCGAACAGCAGCTGCAGGGCCTGGAGGCCCAGGGCAAGACGGTGATGATCTTGAGCCGAGGGCACGACGTGCTGGGCCTGCTGGCCGTGGCCGACACCCTGCGCCCGCACAGCCGCGAGGCCATCGCCCAGCTGCAGGCCCTGGGCATCAGGACGGTGATGCTCAGCGGCGACAACCAGCGCACGGTCGATGCCGTCGCCGCCCAGCTGGGCCTGGACGACGCCCGCGGCCAGCTGCTGCCCGATGACAAGCTGCAGGCCATTGCCGGGTTCTCGGCGCAAGGCGTGGTCGCGATGGTCGGTGACGGCGTCAACGACGCGCCGGCCCTGGCCCGCGCCGACATCGGCATCGCCATGGGTGCGGCCGGCAGCGCCACCGCGCTGGAAACCGCCGATGTGGCGCTGATGCAGGACGATTTGCGCAAGCTGCCCGAGTTCATTGCCCTCTCACGCCGCACCGCCATGGTGCTGCGCCAGAACCTGGTGCTGGCCCTGGGGCTGAAGGCCGTGGTGTTCGTATTGAGCCTGATGGGCCTGGCGACGCTG
It contains:
- a CDS encoding heavy metal translocating P-type ATPase, with the protein product MPHASHDHAHDHCCHGAPVPPVTPSAPLPDLPANTQFSLLRIAAMDCPTEEALLRKTLTPMSGVRALDFDLMARTLRVAHELTDTAPLLAAVARVGMQAELLQPGAPAPALETGPSVPVALRWRIAAAGLLAISSEAIAYISGNETSLPVALLALGAVALAGLPTLRKGFIALRSLALNIHLLMSLAVLGALALGQWPEAAMVIWLFAVAEMLEALSLDRARNAIRSLVALAPAQAMALQADGQWAEQAVAQLNIGARLRVRPGEAVALDGRVVAGASSVNESSITGESLPVPKAVGDAVLAGTVNEQGLLEVEVTATQPNSLLARIAQSVQQAQGQRAPSQRFVDRFAAIYTPVVVVFALLLAVVPPLMLGQPFAEWVYRALVMLVIACPCALVLSTPVTVVSGLAAAARRGMLVKGGLYLEQGRQIKTLALDKTGTLTEGKPRLIDLLPLGDVTSDEVLHLAASLDALSSHPVATAIVNAQAERAPQQALAAVIDFEALPGRGVRGRIDGALLQLGNHRLLEELGLCTPAIEQQLQGLEAQGKTVMILSRGHDVLGLLAVADTLRPHSREAIAQLQALGIRTVMLSGDNQRTVDAVAAQLGLDDARGQLLPDDKLQAIAGFSAQGVVAMVGDGVNDAPALARADIGIAMGAAGSATALETADVALMQDDLRKLPEFIALSRRTAMVLRQNLVLALGLKAVVFVLSLMGLATLWMAVFADAGASVLVVLNGLRLLRAGRT